Part of the Betta splendens chromosome 17, fBetSpl5.4, whole genome shotgun sequence genome, catgtgaaCATTCATCTTCATCTCATTGTCCAGGATTTGCACGAGCTGCTGCATGGAGGGCAGGTGTCCCGACTCCAGCTTTGACCACACTGGCACATCTACAGAAGCACAGTAGATTTGTAATAGCTTCTCAGTTGCCAGCCCTCGGCTGAATCACACAATCTCATAACTTAATGGCAAACTCTGACTTCTGTCTACACAGGGTTTACATTACAAATACTGCCTAAACTGGTTAACAGGATTCATACTGTAGCACTAGGACACCATTAAGTAGTGGTGCATCACTTGCTGCAACATAGGGTGGTAGTCATGACTACTATAATCCCTTCATTACTAGTATTAAAAAGGTCACAGCCAACCTCAAATCAGTCATGTCAGACAAGAATAACACTTAACAAACCTCAGTCATGAATAACAGACTCACCATTTAATGTGATTTCAAACGCTCCTGTAGACATTAACTGGTTCTCAATCATATTGCTGAAGAAGAAAACCATCATGCAGGCATAAATCTGAAAGAAACACAGGGGAATGTGAAACATACAGATCTAAGCACACTGTCCTGATTCAAATACTTTACCAAAGACCACAAAGTAAAAGAAATGTGTGTCATGGCCCACATCTGTAAATAAGTTCTAGGCAGGTTTTTACAGCTTGGTGAGTAGAGCCCCACAGACTGTAGGTGTGTCAAGTGTCTCACCATTCTCTCTGAACCTTTGGCAAGCCAGTAACCCTAGGGATAAGGGATCCAGGCCAAACAACACTTAACTAAACCTGAAGGCTCTGAATAAACAGCTAATGACGTCCCAAGGGTTTGTATTACACTTTGCTGCAAGTGTGTACATAAAACATCAGAATCAGAAGCTGAAGCTTGACTTTACTGCATTATTTTATCTACAAGACCAATGCTGGGCTGGAAACCTTACCTTATTTCCCTGTGCCCACTCCCAGATGCCTGGTGGTTGCACGCCAAACAGGGCAAACGGGTCTCTGCCGATAATAATCAGTCCGATCAGCAGCAGTTTAAACATAGACAGGAAGGAAGCAATGTGTCTGAggaaagatgaaaagaaaatacatttcaatACAATAACTACAGGAAGCAACATAACACTGATAAAAGTCAGGGTAAAACTTTCAACTGGAATTTGAGTCAACAGTGTAACATTAGTTGCTTTATACAAATAATTATTCAAACAAACGTCGAACAAAAACAACTGTTAAAACAATAACTAGGAACATAGCTTTAAGACCCAGACGCTTATAAGCCTTCAAAGAAAAAGCACTCTACGCTCTGAGCTCTCTGGTTTTACTCTAGCATAGGTAACTAATTAAACAAATTCAGACATACGTTGAGTCTTCCAGTGACTTAGACGAACAGACAGGATTGATGGTGCTAATCCCTGAGGTGTTTATTAACAGTTAAACTAGGGAGACCAAGACCAGGCAGTCTCAGTGGTACTTCACCTTTGACTACAACACCTGTGgctgacactcacacacgcactaaGCCTGTGATCCAGCTAGTGACTGTCATTAGTTTAAGACTATTTTAAGTAATTGTACATAAAGCAGAAATACTATCGAATTCATATTTCTATGATCAGAATGATCTTGTTTCAATTTCTAGAGACAGACCAATTATTTGTAGAGATGCAACTCCTACTCTCTTCTACATTGGCAATTGTCAGTTTACAGACATTGATTCTGCCCACTTCAACCACTGGATTAGACAATGCATATTTAGAGACATATTTTAAAGACAATGATGGCACAGGTGTACTTAAACTACTACAACAGGTTTTGTTTGAGAATATTAAAATAAGATTACATTATGTTAATATACACCTGTCACTACATTCTTGACTTGTAGGAAGAAAAACAGGCTTGCTGTAAATAGTGTGACCAAAGCTTGAATGAAAGTGCTTTAATGAACACTGGCATACAAACCCACATCCAGACATGCCTGGCCGCATGAAGACTGAATTTCCTCTGTCAAATCACAGCTAATCCAAGTCAGCGTTTAGCTGCTTTAAGCCAGTTTTGAGCCACTATAATCCACTTGTAACATGGCAGCCAAGCGCCCGTTCTTACCGGTAGATGGGGATTGGAAGATAGTTCTCTCCCTCAATGCGGATGTCTGGGTACCGCTGGTACAAGGCCTGCGTGTACTCCTCAAACACCCGCTTGTACCCTCAGGAAATGCTGTTTGAAAGCAGACACGTCATTACAATGAGCAAGTGAAATTCAGTCAACATGACAGTTTTGTTCTTTAGTGATATGTACCCACGTGTCATTTTTAGAGAAAAACATCTTACAGTTTACAATGCTATGCTTACATTAGTGCCCTGTTTCTAAAAGCTTTTAATCACATGACAGTTCTGAGCACAAGGCGTCCAAACAACAGGACGGttatttgcttttttatatttggaTTCAGCCTTTTACACATAAAATAATCTCTTAAACCTTAAATTGAAGAAATTATTAGGTATACAAGATTAATAAAGGTTACCTGTCCAACACCACATCAGAAAACCTCAGAACAATCATCTAAGTCAGCTGCAGGCGGATAGAAACACATTGGGTGCCTGTATTTTTTAACGACACCTTTGTATTTACAATAGAAGACCTAATGTGGATGAAATGTTCACAGAAGACGAACAGAGACCAGCCCTAAATAGATTTCACCTCACTTAACCCGCATGTTTCGCAGCGGAAGCGGAGCAATGGCTTCGACGTAGTATCGCAAGGAAAAGGCAAAAATTCATGACGCTGGATCATTTTTTCCCAGTTCGCACCGCAGAACATTTCCGTCAGAAACCTTAATGTGAACGAGCCTCCTGCTAGCTAGCTTCGACCGACGAGCTGCCGACGGAGCTGGCGACCGGCTGGTTAGCCTCTTAGCTTGCCATGACTCGCCAGATTTGCGCGCATTTGCTCACCAAATCTGAAACTTGAGTAGTGGTCCCGTCGCAAACTGCATCTTCATCTTCTTTACGCCGCTGCTATCGCCCGCTGTGGCGCAGCACAGCGAGAAAAAGCCCAAGACCAGGAACGAAAATCGTAACCACTTGATCGCCATCTGTTCCGGGGTGCTAGCTCACTCGGTCAGATGGAGAGGCAGCTTAATCTAAGTCGTTAGTGGTTGgttcctcatttcctctttcttcttcttcgtcggTGTGGTCGCTGACATCCTAGAAGGCGTTACCGCCACCTATCAAACCCCCAACCCGGTGGATTTTAAACAACCAAAACCTCTTATGTGCCACTAATCACCACAAACACTTCTCGTGTTTACCAATTTGTTTCAATTCCCCCACTGTAATCTCCATTTCCTTATAAGTTTCTCATTTCCCCTTACGTCTTTGCTGTCAAACGCAGGCAACGTTTAGCGCCCCCTACTGATCCGGCTGTTCACCTGGCCCGCTCTACAGTACGTAATTCCATGTATTCCAGGTTACGGAAAACCAAGTCCACAATAACATATTTGTCTTTAGCATCATTAAAAAAACCTGGAGGACTTTaacaaaaaaactgttaaatttACTTGGGATACTATAGGATTCTCATGTTAATTtcttaaaaagaaaactgttgctgtatattttttaataatgcatttgcTATCTATTAAATTTTAGGTACTAGTTAAATATATatggtatttattttattaataataagcTACCGGGATATGCAGTAATAATTTCGTGTAATGTGTTCAGATGAAATGACCCAACTTCAACAGGAATTGACTTGCATGAATTGTCAAATATTAATACTTTATAAAACAGTTCACACAGTGTTCAAAAACCAACAGTAAATGCTCATGaagtaaactaaaaaaaaaagaaaaactatgtcaaaaacattacatttagtAAATTTAGTTGTTCTAAGCCTTAAGCCCAGTAAATGCAAGTTAACCTTTGAGGGACACaaatttttaacatttacaatacAAGTTCATGCAATTCTATGTATCCATTTTGACTGTTCCTGTCCGTACATTCCTTGGTAGCGCTAAACATGGATACCCATTTTGTATAAGTCTCTGGGAGCAGGCCTGTTAATACATACTGAAggaaacaagcctgttttaACACACCAACTGTCTTctcataagaaaaaaaaaaacactttaaagaaTTAGTGTTTGAATACTTTAATTAACGGTCATAAAATTACATATAATCAAAAGCCTTTAAACTCTGAGACAGTTAATATGGATGCACTGgatgttatttatatttcagaTGTTCAGTCTTGCCATTCTCTCCTTATCTACAGCAGACTGCAAAGCCAATagtgtgtctgtgggtgaaaGGCAAGAGTGTTAAAAAAATTAGACTTAGTTTATACAAATTTAATATGTTATAAAGCTGGAATACAAACCATGCAGCTTCTGTGAATGATCAATCAGGTCAGGAAGTCCTGTCTCTATGTTGTAAGACGTTTCCTCCATCATTTTGACAAGTTCAATTCCCTTCTAGATAAAGTAAAAAGGAGTATGTGAAACGCTGTACATTGATAAAACAGACCAATTATTGCTACATCATAAAGAGCAGACAAAACTTTACCCTGAGCTGTACATAAACCTTCTCCTCTAGGTCGGACACTTGAGATATAGCATCATACACACTGGCATCCACAACAGATTCCtacaaaacacaggaggaagCAATGCTAttaagcaaaacacacacacacttaatgatGTTTTTAAACTTGTGTCATGTGATCTGACCTCATCTGAGGAGCTATTTATGGGCTCCTGTGCCTTTGCTGCTCCGTTTGCTTTGGAGTTGCCATTCAGCTCCTTCACTCTGCAGGACAAATGACAATATCTCAAGCTTTATCTACAGAGGAAttgcattgttttaaaaattatGCAGGACAGAAAGGAAAAGTGACTTGGAATCAAGTTGAATTTTTTGCCAAGCGTGCACCTGTCAGCATAACGCAGTGTGTTCATTGTATATTCACATGAAGCCATTCCTGGTGACACCATTGCAATCTAAAGGTAACATGAAGgaaaacacatgtaaaaaaaacaacatgtaaaTCCAGTGGATCTCACACTCAGACATGTACAGTCTACATCTGTAGTTTGGCATTTCCACCTACCATGCAAGTCCGTGATTTTTCGCCAATGAAAGAATCTCTAAGCACCTTGGTCAAAGTGCTCATTCGGAACGGAATGTGATCGCTGTTCTTTCCTAGGGAACGAATGCATTCCtatgaaacacaaagacatgtCAGCTGTGATTGTCAACATCCTTTTAGGCGTCGCACCAGAGACAAGGGAAGCGAAAGCCACTCCCCATAAGATATAATCTACCTTCAGAGCCAGCAGGCTGCGGTTGATTTCTGCCGTCTCCACCAAAGTGCTGCGATCGTTGCTGCTCACATCTGTGCCACGCTCGTTGCCGGCCAAATCCACCAATGAAAACTTGCCATGCAGCGTGTTATTACGGTCATTGCGACGCAGCACAATCTGGAGGATGGCGTGGGACCGGGAGGAGTTGGCATTCGCCGAGGTCTGGCCTGATGTTCTAAAACATGAAGGTGTTTTTAGGAGACCTTGTTTTCATTAAACCCGATGATATCAGAATAACAATTTTAGGTTGCCATTTAGGAATAGTGCTCAGTGATCCATCTAACTagaccacacatacacacacacacaaatacctGCATGCACTGCCTGCCTGTATCATCTTGATGACAtcttctgctgcagtcacaAAAACCTCCTCCAGGCCTACTACCTGGACCTGTTGTCGGTCATCTTCCAGAACGCGGAGCTTGGCCTTTTTGTTCAGCAGGTCATACACCTAAATATCAAAAAGCGCACTTTCCTTTAGGCTTAACTTAAATATGCCAATTTTCATTGGGTGTTTATGGAATGAGTTTATGAAGGTGGGAAAAGCTGTTTTCTCACTTTGCCATTGTAAATCTCAAAGAAGCTGACGTACGCAGAGAGATCCAGGTTGGAGTACTTTCTATTGCCGAGGTAAGCGAAAACATCCTGGGCTAAAATGAATGAGTCAAGCCAAAGTTAAAGTTATGTTCCCGTTTAAAAAGGCAccataaaaatatgttttgtaaCATCCAACataatcttaaaaaaaacaaaaaacaaaaaaaaaaaaaaacaatggacAAATCCATCATTACAAATAACGTTTACCTGCCAAGGCATAGATCCCTTTGGCACTGTTCTGCTGCTTGCCTGTGAAATCACCTCCCATTGTCTAGACCAAAAGAAGACGATAAAATGTTTGCAGTGTCCTGAACATCTAAAATCCCAAATCACCAGGATTTAAAAGACACCTCAAAGACAGCACCATTAATAGAATTTACGCATCTAAGTATTTCTCATTTCCATTTCAACAGAATGTACTGACACTTCAATCCTGCACAGTAAGTAGAGACTTACATGAgtctttccacttcctgtctggccATAGGCAAAACATGTTGCCATGCAACCATCAAAAATGGACTGCACCAAAGGTTTGGCTGTGAACCTGAAGTAAAAGAGATCATTATTCAACAATGTAGCTCATTAAAGAGAACACAGAACTCCCCCTCCAAATTTCAGGATCATTACCTGTAGACAAGGTCATTTGCAGCAGTCTCATCAAAAGAGTAGTCGAAGTGGAAAACTTGGTTGTCCAAGTACTTTGTGAGGTCCACTTTGTGTTTTGGCTCGTGAACCAACAGTTTACCCTTTCCAGGTATAGACACAACATCTATCTCCTTCCTGCCAacctctgaaacacacaaaactgTCGTCAAAGTCTGAACCTAAAGGATTAAATAGTGATAGTGATTAGATGTCATTTCCACTATACCTTGCTTGTTAAGGGGTCGCTTGCGAACACATACACAGATTCTGTATGGTTCAACCTGTACAAATCCAAGAGGTCAGAATAAAGCATGGGATACAACGGTGCATCTGCATACAGCATCATAAACTGCAGATGCCTCAGGTCTAAACTTACCACATCTGTAGAGGATATAGGGATGTATTCTAATGTCTCTCTGAAGACCTGGATCATTTCGTAGAACTTTTGGTTGGGTCGCGAGGCCTCTCCAAACTAAAAAGTTAACAAAAATGGATAGTTCTGTTATATCAAAAAGAGATTTATCAAAAAGCAGAAATAGTTTATAGAATGAAAGTCTGACCTTTCCCCGCTTAGTCTGCACTTCAGATGGCTTTATAAAGCAGGAGGTTCTTTTGCCAACTTTGTTTATCTCATGGGGAGCCACAGATTTTCTTGAGACTAAAGtacataaaaacaaatcagtttCCTCTTTAAAGACAGGACAATATAATTATGTATGTATGTCATACTATGATGCACACACTGAACAAAGTTGATGCAATCTGTATTATCATCTTAGCAGATCTTAGTAAACCAGCAGGTCAGCTCATCACTTGTTACTGACCTCTGACAGCAGATGTAGGAGGCATTCTCGGAGGCTCTTCAGTGGCCTTTACTGCCTCTTGAAGCGCTGCTGCCGCTTTTTGCTCATTCTTCCTACGTTGCTGTTCTAGACTCACTAAGAGACAGGAGAATGTGCTTGGGTTTAATCTAAGGACCAAAAAAACTCAAGCAAAATGTTCCTAGTCATGAAGATACGACAAAACAAATGTGTACTAACCAGAGTTGGTGGGAACTGAAGGTGGATTTAGCTCAGGGTGGATTGTTTCTGGGTTTGCTCGGGAAGGCTCTGAGGTTGAGGCTGGTGATGAAACAGGGGCCTGAGGCTGGAACAAACAGGTCTGCCTCGCCTGAGAGCGAGTGACAACtatatggaaaaaaaaaaaaatagaaacatcaATACAAAGTCAAACTAAGTGTTAAATGGAACCATAACTGTTGAAGGTTAAGGACAGTTCTGTGAAAGACAAATCAGCATCTTATGTAATCACACAAACATGCCAGTACAAATCTGGTATTTCTATTCTATTATGAAGACACTCCCAACTAATTTTCCTCCAGTGATTTTCCCATAAAAGCTTAAAAATGGAAGAC contains:
- the kif2c gene encoding kinesin-like protein KIF2C isoform X3, whose translation is MSSIELRETNMDANLSRLLVGLSVHISRSDGRVHLAKVKSVDLVKSTVMVEWYERKICRGKEVDMSELCKLNPDLLDHINAAETPAPVPDKSQKYEGRLRSSRIPALPSSSVPAVSEAEEAVVTRSQARQTCLFQPQAPVSSPASTSEPSRANPETIHPELNPPSVPTNSVSLEQQRRKNEQKAAAALQEAVKATEEPPRMPPTSAVRVSRKSVAPHEINKVGKRTSCFIKPSEVQTKRGKFGEASRPNQKFYEMIQVFRETLEYIPISSTDVVEPYRICVCVRKRPLNKQEVGRKEIDVVSIPGKGKLLVHEPKHKVDLTKYLDNQVFHFDYSFDETAANDLVYRFTAKPLVQSIFDGCMATCFAYGQTGSGKTHTMGGDFTGKQQNSAKGIYALAAQDVFAYLGNRKYSNLDLSAYVSFFEIYNGKVYDLLNKKAKLRVLEDDRQQVQVVGLEEVFVTAAEDVIKMIQAGSACRTSGQTSANANSSRSHAILQIVLRRNDRNNTLHGKFSLVDLAGNERGTDVSSNDRSTLVETAEINRSLLALKECIRSLGKNSDHIPFRMSTLTKVLRDSFIGEKSRTCMIAMVSPGMASCEYTMNTLRYADRVKELNGNSKANGAAKAQEPINSSSDEESVVDASVYDAISQVSDLEEKVYVQLRKGIELVKMMEETSYNIETGLPDLIDHSQKLHDTLLALQSAVDKERMARLNI
- the kif2c gene encoding kinesin-like protein KIF2C isoform X7 → MSSIELRETNMDANLSRLLVGLSVHISRSDGRVHLAKVKSVDLVKSTVMVEWYERKICRGKEVDMSELCKLNPDLLDHINAAETPAPVPDKKYEGRLRSSRIPALPSFVTRSQARQTCLFQPQAPVSSPASTSEPSRANPETIHPELNPPSVPTNSVSLEQQRRKNEQKAAAALQEAVKATEEPPRMPPTSAVRVSRKSVAPHEINKVGKRTSCFIKPSEVQTKRGKFGEASRPNQKFYEMIQVFRETLEYIPISSTDVVEPYRICVCVRKRPLNKQEVGRKEIDVVSIPGKGKLLVHEPKHKVDLTKYLDNQVFHFDYSFDETAANDLVYRFTAKPLVQSIFDGCMATCFAYGQTGSGKTHTMGGDFTGKQQNSAKGIYALAAQDVFAYLGNRKYSNLDLSAYVSFFEIYNGKVYDLLNKKAKLRVLEDDRQQVQVVGLEEVFVTAAEDVIKMIQAGSACRTSGQTSANANSSRSHAILQIVLRRNDRNNTLHGKFSLVDLAGNERGTDVSSNDRSTLVETAEINRSLLALKECIRSLGKNSDHIPFRMSTLTKVLRDSFIGEKSRTCMIAMVSPGMASCEYTMNTLRYADRVKELNGNSKANGAAKAQEPINSSSDEESVVDASVYDAISQVSDLEEKVYVQLRKGIELVKMMEETSYNIETGLPDLIDHSQKLHDTLLALQSAVDKERMARLNI
- the kif2c gene encoding kinesin-like protein KIF2C isoform X4 → MDANLSRLLVGLSVHISRSDGRVHLAKVKSVDLVKSTVMVEWYERKICRGKEVDMSELCKLNPDLLDHINAAETPAPVPDKSQKYEGRLRSSRIPALPSSSVPAVSEAEEAGRQGTHDARFVTRSQARQTCLFQPQAPVSSPASTSEPSRANPETIHPELNPPSVPTNSVSLEQQRRKNEQKAAAALQEAVKATEEPPRMPPTSAVRVSRKSVAPHEINKVGKRTSCFIKPSEVQTKRGKFGEASRPNQKFYEMIQVFRETLEYIPISSTDVVEPYRICVCVRKRPLNKQEVGRKEIDVVSIPGKGKLLVHEPKHKVDLTKYLDNQVFHFDYSFDETAANDLVYRFTAKPLVQSIFDGCMATCFAYGQTGSGKTHTMGGDFTGKQQNSAKGIYALAAQDVFAYLGNRKYSNLDLSAYVSFFEIYNGKVYDLLNKKAKLRVLEDDRQQVQVVGLEEVFVTAAEDVIKMIQAGSACRTSGQTSANANSSRSHAILQIVLRRNDRNNTLHGKFSLVDLAGNERGTDVSSNDRSTLVETAEINRSLLALKECIRSLGKNSDHIPFRMSTLTKVLRDSFIGEKSRTCMIAMVSPGMASCEYTMNTLRYADRVKELNGNSKANGAAKAQEPINSSSDEESVVDASVYDAISQVSDLEEKVYVQLRKGIELVKMMEETSYNIETGLPDLIDHSQKLHDTLLALQSAVDKERMARLNI
- the selenot1a gene encoding thioredoxin reductase-like selenoprotein T1a, producing the protein MAIKWLRFSFLVLGFFSLCCATAGDSSGVKKMKMQFATGPLLKFQICISUGYKRVFEEYTQALYQRYPDIRIEGENYLPIPIYRHIASFLSMFKLLLIGLIIIGRDPFALFGVQPPGIWEWAQGNKIYACMMVFFFSNMIENQLMSTGAFEITLNDVPVWSKLESGHLPSMQQLVQILDNEMKMNVHMNTRPHHHS
- the kif2c gene encoding kinesin-like protein KIF2C isoform X2 → MSSIELRETNMDANLSRLLVGLSVHISRSDGRVHLAKVKSVDLVKSTVMVEWYERKICRGKEVDMSELCKLNPDLLDHINAAETPAPVPDKKYEGRLRSSRIPALPSSSVPAVSEAEEAGRQGTHDARFVTRSQARQTCLFQPQAPVSSPASTSEPSRANPETIHPELNPPSVPTNSVSLEQQRRKNEQKAAAALQEAVKATEEPPRMPPTSAVRVSRKSVAPHEINKVGKRTSCFIKPSEVQTKRGKFGEASRPNQKFYEMIQVFRETLEYIPISSTDVVEPYRICVCVRKRPLNKQEVGRKEIDVVSIPGKGKLLVHEPKHKVDLTKYLDNQVFHFDYSFDETAANDLVYRFTAKPLVQSIFDGCMATCFAYGQTGSGKTHTMGGDFTGKQQNSAKGIYALAAQDVFAYLGNRKYSNLDLSAYVSFFEIYNGKVYDLLNKKAKLRVLEDDRQQVQVVGLEEVFVTAAEDVIKMIQAGSACRTSGQTSANANSSRSHAILQIVLRRNDRNNTLHGKFSLVDLAGNERGTDVSSNDRSTLVETAEINRSLLALKECIRSLGKNSDHIPFRMSTLTKVLRDSFIGEKSRTCMIAMVSPGMASCEYTMNTLRYADRVKELNGNSKANGAAKAQEPINSSSDEESVVDASVYDAISQVSDLEEKVYVQLRKGIELVKMMEETSYNIETGLPDLIDHSQKLHDTLLALQSAVDKERMARLNI
- the kif2c gene encoding kinesin-like protein KIF2C isoform X1, which encodes MSSIELRETNMDANLSRLLVGLSVHISRSDGRVHLAKVKSVDLVKSTVMVEWYERKICRGKEVDMSELCKLNPDLLDHINAAETPAPVPDKSQKYEGRLRSSRIPALPSSSVPAVSEAEEAGRQGTHDARFVTRSQARQTCLFQPQAPVSSPASTSEPSRANPETIHPELNPPSVPTNSVSLEQQRRKNEQKAAAALQEAVKATEEPPRMPPTSAVRVSRKSVAPHEINKVGKRTSCFIKPSEVQTKRGKFGEASRPNQKFYEMIQVFRETLEYIPISSTDVVEPYRICVCVRKRPLNKQEVGRKEIDVVSIPGKGKLLVHEPKHKVDLTKYLDNQVFHFDYSFDETAANDLVYRFTAKPLVQSIFDGCMATCFAYGQTGSGKTHTMGGDFTGKQQNSAKGIYALAAQDVFAYLGNRKYSNLDLSAYVSFFEIYNGKVYDLLNKKAKLRVLEDDRQQVQVVGLEEVFVTAAEDVIKMIQAGSACRTSGQTSANANSSRSHAILQIVLRRNDRNNTLHGKFSLVDLAGNERGTDVSSNDRSTLVETAEINRSLLALKECIRSLGKNSDHIPFRMSTLTKVLRDSFIGEKSRTCMIAMVSPGMASCEYTMNTLRYADRVKELNGNSKANGAAKAQEPINSSSDEESVVDASVYDAISQVSDLEEKVYVQLRKGIELVKMMEETSYNIETGLPDLIDHSQKLHDTLLALQSAVDKERMARLNI
- the kif2c gene encoding kinesin-like protein KIF2C isoform X5, producing the protein MSSIELRETNMDANLSRLLVGLSVHISRSDGRVHLAKVKSVDLVKSTVMVEWYERKICRGKEVDMSELCKLNPDLLDHINAAETPAPVPDKKYEGRLRSSRIPALPSSSVPAVSEAEEAVVTRSQARQTCLFQPQAPVSSPASTSEPSRANPETIHPELNPPSVPTNSVSLEQQRRKNEQKAAAALQEAVKATEEPPRMPPTSAVRVSRKSVAPHEINKVGKRTSCFIKPSEVQTKRGKFGEASRPNQKFYEMIQVFRETLEYIPISSTDVVEPYRICVCVRKRPLNKQEVGRKEIDVVSIPGKGKLLVHEPKHKVDLTKYLDNQVFHFDYSFDETAANDLVYRFTAKPLVQSIFDGCMATCFAYGQTGSGKTHTMGGDFTGKQQNSAKGIYALAAQDVFAYLGNRKYSNLDLSAYVSFFEIYNGKVYDLLNKKAKLRVLEDDRQQVQVVGLEEVFVTAAEDVIKMIQAGSACRTSGQTSANANSSRSHAILQIVLRRNDRNNTLHGKFSLVDLAGNERGTDVSSNDRSTLVETAEINRSLLALKECIRSLGKNSDHIPFRMSTLTKVLRDSFIGEKSRTCMIAMVSPGMASCEYTMNTLRYADRVKELNGNSKANGAAKAQEPINSSSDEESVVDASVYDAISQVSDLEEKVYVQLRKGIELVKMMEETSYNIETGLPDLIDHSQKLHDTLLALQSAVDKERMARLNI
- the kif2c gene encoding kinesin-like protein KIF2C isoform X6, encoding MSSIELRETNMDANLSRLLVGLSVHISRSDGRVHLAKVKSVDLVKSTVMVEWYERKICRGKEVDMSELCKLNPDLLDHINAAETPAPVPDKSQKYEGRLRSSRIPALPSFVTRSQARQTCLFQPQAPVSSPASTSEPSRANPETIHPELNPPSVPTNSVSLEQQRRKNEQKAAAALQEAVKATEEPPRMPPTSAVRVSRKSVAPHEINKVGKRTSCFIKPSEVQTKRGKFGEASRPNQKFYEMIQVFRETLEYIPISSTDVVEPYRICVCVRKRPLNKQEVGRKEIDVVSIPGKGKLLVHEPKHKVDLTKYLDNQVFHFDYSFDETAANDLVYRFTAKPLVQSIFDGCMATCFAYGQTGSGKTHTMGGDFTGKQQNSAKGIYALAAQDVFAYLGNRKYSNLDLSAYVSFFEIYNGKVYDLLNKKAKLRVLEDDRQQVQVVGLEEVFVTAAEDVIKMIQAGSACRTSGQTSANANSSRSHAILQIVLRRNDRNNTLHGKFSLVDLAGNERGTDVSSNDRSTLVETAEINRSLLALKECIRSLGKNSDHIPFRMSTLTKVLRDSFIGEKSRTCMIAMVSPGMASCEYTMNTLRYADRVKELNGNSKANGAAKAQEPINSSSDEESVVDASVYDAISQVSDLEEKVYVQLRKGIELVKMMEETSYNIETGLPDLIDHSQKLHDTLLALQSAVDKERMARLNI